The Gossypium hirsutum isolate 1008001.06 chromosome A03, Gossypium_hirsutum_v2.1, whole genome shotgun sequence genome contains the following window.
TATAATGTTTGACGATCTCCGAAGAAATTTCGTGATGAACCCGCAGAACGGTTTGACAATTAAGCCATTCCGAAAAGCTCATGCCAACCGGGACACCGATCAAGAGCTTGTAAAACTCACTCGATACTTGTTAGCCATTGCAGAACTCGATGACTTGAGTGCTCTTGATCATAGTAATTGGCAGTTATTCACCGACGACAATGTCAAAAGACGCAGGCATGCATGACCGACATTGACAGGCACAGAAGTTCAATGTGTTAATAATCATGTTCActttttaaggtaaatattattATCTGGCACCATTTCTGCAAAACCTTACGTTTCCTCCCCTTCTAGGTATAAATAATCGTTGCTTTGAGCGCAAGGTTTCTTAACATCACTAACAGATGTCCCCATCTTTTTCAGGGGTTGCGAGCATTCGAGCAGTGACACCGGCAAATGCTAGCCTTTGCTACACCTCGACGAAGGCGTAACAGCAACTTGAGCTCATGGATATCAATTTATTCGGCATTAATCCATCTtttccatacatatatatatgtatatatgtatgtatgtataatgtCTTTTCTTTGTTAAGAAACCCTAAACTGGATCAATCGTTATTACTCAATTTAACCTATGGCAGTTTGAGTGAGTGGCTTGTTTTTATTAATGTATCCTTAGCTGAACTTAGTTGTGATTACAGTCCAAATTTAATCGgttatgaaaagaaaaaaggataAATATAATAAACTTTGATCTAACATGTAATGCCATTCATGAATTAAATATTAGAATCGATTATTTTTTGGACCTAGCTTAATTTGTCAAAAAGGGTAAACTcctttaaatatttctaaaacgAATTAAATATTGGTTAATTTTGGtcataattgaaaaaatatatatggtaaattatagtaaaaaaagTTGGTTAACTTTTGTCATATCGTTAATTCTGGCATGATTAAATGATGTAAAATTAATTTAAGATATGGCATATTTTAAGgaattatttaaaataaggataaatattaaaattatacatttaatttgatttaatgtaaattttgatatataaattttgatttaaagtaatatttttattgtaatttaaatatatacatgaaatttaaatttagatttggattacatttaaaaagataaaaaaagtaatttatttttatattagataaatataatcaTTTGAGTATccaatatgtaaatataaaatgatggTATCCTAATAATGATGTTATTTGCTTGTGAAAATAGAATCAAATCAAGATgccatgtataaaattacacaaaatcaaaatcaaaattaaaattcatatacaaTATTGCACGTTGGACCAAAGTtcacatataattttaaaattttatcactttaaaatattttattttaagtgatgtAGTAGGTACGCTTATACCATTGTAACTCTTTAAGTCGTTAAATTTAACCCAAGGCTCATTTTAGAGCTTTCGTGCTTATTTTGAAAGTAAAGGGATCAAAATGCAGTCCACTCTATAGAGCACTTTTACAAGCAAAttactatatatttatatatacaagaAAGCCAAAAGTAGAACTACTCAATCACAAGAGCATAAAACATACAATTTCAAACATCAAAATCTTCTAAGAATCtatgataaaaaggactaaatataATCACCATGCATGAAAAACACAAAGAGTTCAATACATTGTTATTTCGAGTTCACCATTTTTACTCCGATTATTTTCTTCAAACATACAGAAAATGTCGAAAAAACCCGAACAATCCCTACTAAAACAGAGGTTCAAAAACTTACTATTCTCGTCTTTATAAGGCTACTTAGTGGAGTCAGTTGCAGAAGCCAAGAGATGATTAATGACGATAGGGGGAAGTAGAGCTCGGTGTTTGGCTTCATTCTCTTTGCGTGCCTTGAACATTTCTTCTGTCTCAACAACAACCAACCTTTTCACCTACGCATAAAATGCCTCAGATAAAAATCCCTAAACTcaggaaaaaaaaacataaagggCAAAAATCAATTAAGGGGTCTATATAGCAATACCTGCTGAAGCATTCCCCGGACAGTGGGAGTGTTCCAACGCATGACAGTGCGGTTACATTTCCGTAACCTTAGTGCCTCTAAGGTGCGCCTATGAAGCCTTCGTGTGCCAGGAATTCCCCTCACAAGGGTTATATAGAGGTTCGGGCTCCATGCAACAGGAACACTTGCTTTGAACTTATTGAAAGCACTCATTTCTTCCCCACTGCACTAACCACAACAGAATTGGTAATGACAGAGTTCCAATTTTAAATTACCAAATAGAACATCATCACATTTGAAATACTTTGTATTTGCTTTAACCATTACaagaaatcaattatttttacttaaacaaACAGATAACATTGTCAATATCGTGATGAACTTCACAAATATCCCCTATTGTAttcattaaaccctaaaccctgttttttttttttataaccaAGGTATCCGCCACGAGTGGGAGTGACTAATCCCTTCGCTGCAGGTGCTCTTCGAAGAGATAAATAGTTAATCATGAAATATGACTCATTCTCATGAGGGGGGATTGATCCCTCGACCACATGGTTAAAGGATGACGTGAGCAACCATGATATCACACTTCATTATTAACTCTAAAACCTATTTTAAACCATCATCACATTTGAAATATTTGGTATTTGCTGTAACCATTACAA
Protein-coding sequences here:
- the LOC107927825 gene encoding 50S ribosomal protein L30, translating into MSAFNKFKASVPVAWSPNLYITLVRGIPGTRRLHRRTLEALRLRKCNRTVMRWNTPTVRGMLQQVKRLVVVETEEMFKARKENEAKHRALLPPIVINHLLASATDSTK